A section of the Oncorhynchus gorbuscha isolate QuinsamMale2020 ecotype Even-year linkage group LG06, OgorEven_v1.0, whole genome shotgun sequence genome encodes:
- the LOC124038607 gene encoding protein phosphatase 1G-like produces MGAYLSQPNTVKSSSNGGNQKMSFGFAAMQGWRVSMEDAHNCILELDDETAMFSVYDGHGGEEVALYCSKYLPDTIKEQKAYKDGKLQKALEDAFLAIDSRVTTEEVIKELVQIAGRPQEEAPNEKVAEEDDLDNEEAELLHEEATLTIEELLVRYGQNRNALKHKKLCPEGNKESGEGEPHSYGEKGINGEVEGEIDSNGKAKAGGGAGFSKLRACRRAGADSSSATGAAGSCEGEKDTGPSCSSSAAPAPGDTSSKFFEDSDESGEEEDGGSEEEDGSEEGESSDDEEEDTEEGEDEEEEMCYPGMDGKEEPGSDSGTTAVVALIRGKQLIVANAGDSRCVVSEKGKAIDMSYDHKPEDELELARIKNAGGKVTMDGRVNGGLNLSRAIGDHFYKRNKALGPEEQMISSMPDVKVLTLNPEHDFMVIACDGIWNVMSSQDVVDFVSQKIKPDASGVARPLSSIVEELLDHCLAPDTSGDGTGCDNMTCIIITFGAHPGNSMADITNKRKPEEIIPEKNGNDSKKSKSE; encoded by the exons ATGGGAGCCTACTTGTCGCAACCCAACACAGTGAAGTCCTCTTCCAATGGTGGAAACCAAAAGATGAGCTTCGGCTTTGCAGCCATGCAGGGCTGGCGTGTCTCTATGGAG GATGCTCACAACTGCATTTTAGAACTGGACGATGAAACGGCCATGTTTTCTGTGTATGATGGACATGGAG GTGAGGAAGTTGCATTGTACTGTTCCAAGTACCTACCTGATACCATTAAAGAACAAAAGGCTTACAAAGATGGCAAACTGCAAAAG GCTTTGGAGGATGCGTTTCTGGCAATTGATAGCAGGGTGACCACAGAGGAAGTGATCAAAGAGCTTGTTCAGATCGCTGGCCGCCCACAGGAGGAAGCACCAAATGAAAAAGTTGCTGAAGAAGATGATT TGGACAATGAGGAGGCTGAACTTTTGCATGAGGAGGCCACCTTGACCATTGAAGAGCTGCTCGTTCGCTACGGACAGAACCGCAATGCACTCAAACACAAGAAGCTCTGTCCGGAGGGCAATAAAGAGTCTGGGGAAGGTGAACCACATTCCTATGGGGAGAAGGGCATCAATGGAGAAGTGGAGGGTGAGATAGACAGCAATGGGAAGGCCAAGGCTGGTGGTGGTGCAGGATTCTCCAAGCTGCGGGCCTGCAGGAGAGCAGGAGCGGACAGCTCTTCAGCGACAGGAGCAGCAGGGTCctgtgaaggagagaaggacacCGGGCCTTCTTGCTCTTCGTCAGCGGCCCCGGCTCCGGGAGATACCAGCTCCAAGTTCTTTGAGGACAGTGACGAGTCGGGGGAAGAGGAAGATGGGGGAAGTGAAGAGGAG GATGGCAGTGAGGAAGGTGAAAGCAgtgatgatgaagaggaagacactgaagagggagaggatgaggaggaagagatgtGCTACCCTGGAATGGATGGAAAAGAAGAG CCTGGCTCAGACAGTGGCACTACAGCGGTGGTGGCTCTGATCAGAGGCAAACAGCTGATTGTAGCAAATGCCGGGGACTCCCGCTGTGTGGTGTCTGAGAAGGGCAAGGCCATAGACATGTCCTACGACCACAAGCCAGAGGATGAGCTGGAGCTGGCCAGGATAAAGAATGCTGGGGGAAAGGTCACCATGGACGGCCGCGTCAACGGAGGACTCAACCTCTCCAGGGCCATCG GCGATCACTTTTACAAACGAAACAAGGCCCTTGGCCCAGAGGAGCAGATGATCTCCTCAATGCCTGACGTCAAAGTGCTCACCCTCAACCCGGAGCATGACTTCATGGTCATTGCATGCGACGGAATCTG GAACGTCATGAGCAGTCAGGATGTTGTGGACTTTGTCAGTCAGAAAATAAAGCCTGATGCCAGTGGCGTTGCCAGGCCTCTGTCCTCCATAGTTGAAGAG CTACTTGACCATTGCCTTGCACCTGATACGTCTGGAGATGGTACAGGCTGTGACAACATGACCTGCATCATCATCACGTTCGGCGCTCACCCTGGCAACAGCATGGCCGACATCACCAATAAGAGAAAGCCTGAAGAGATTATcccagagaagaatgggaatgACAGCAAGAAGTCAAAAAGCGAATAG